AGTTTGTTTCCTCTATAAGCCTGAACTATGGCATCGAACTCCAAACCTATtacatcatcaccagcgcGAATAGTGTAGCGGTTAGCATGCATGCTTCCCAAGCATGCGACCCGGGTTCGAGTCCCGGTTCGCGCAtccctttttgccttttcgcGGTCTGCTTCAcgtcttgtttttctttttgattGCAGACATCTCAatccagcttcttttctgtttctcagGTTAGTAGCGGGGGAGTGGTCTTTGCACTTATAGAAAGATATGGAGCATAAAGTGGACCGGCTCTCAGTTTTGCCAACAGGTACTGAGTCAAGCAACGTCAAGCAGCTTCGGGAATTAGCAGGAAGGCCTACAAGGTCGTGTACCCAAAAAGACCATGCTTAACTACCATATTGCTACGTACGTTTATCATAAAGACGGCTGTTCTATATTACATTGTTGCCCTTTAATGTGCCAACCCAGAGTTAAAACCCCCGGCACTCGCCTTCTGGTTTTATACTCCAGCCTCGAGAGCTACGAAATACCATGTTTCCCTTGCAAAAGTTTCCAGATTTATAAAAAGCCCCCTGACGTGTTTAATCCTTACGTATCAGTGAGCCCAAGTGCTACCCGACGgccttcttcccttctcgTATAACCATTTATTATTAAGTCCAATGCTCGTCCTCTTGCCTCCCGCTGGGCTTGGTGAGGTAGGGTCAGAGAAGATGTTGGACGAGGTGCTCGCGCCAAAGGAGCCCGGCGATCCAAAGGATGTCCTTCTATTGTTCATGCCGTTGACGCTCTGGGAGAGAGGGCTCCCAATGGGGGAGAATTGGGAGAGTGCGCCAGCAAAGCTCGGGGGAAGAGGTTTGGTGATGTCGCCTCCTCGACCATCCAGAGGCGAGCCAGGATAGCTAGCTCTACTTCCCACTGAGCCCGCAATGGATGGTGTTCGTGAATATCGCGGAGGTGTGCTGAACTTTGCCTCGGGCATAGGTGCGACCACCGACGGATCGAGTCCCAGCAACTTTCGCTGGGTAGCCGTCAATGGGATATCGGAAAGCTCGTCTTTCGGCCGAATGAGCGGCAGACATGCCATGCCAATCTGGATGAAGGggaggagctgggcgagaAACCATGCCCATCCGAGGTATAGTCGGAGTGGCTTGGGCAACCTAAATTGTCGATGTGGTGTTAGAAAATGCACCTTCATGTGCTGGAATCCCAGCCGTCGTCTCTTGTGTTTTCTCTCACATTTGCGCGTCCAACTTGAACTTGGCTAGCAGCTGAAGAGACCACATAGCCAGCAAGGCGACAATGTTGTAGGCAATCCGCCGCACGTTCTTCTCGGAGAAGTTGGTAGCATCGCGACGTCTGGTGATTTCGTCAAGTCGAGGGTGCCTCCACGTGCCTGGGCTGTCGGTAGCTGTGGCCGCCGTAACTTGCTTCACGGGCGTGGTCGCCCTGGCCAAGCTCGACATTCTGAGGAATTGCGAGCCCAGAGGACACAGAGAAACGGTCTGTGGGGGATTGAACGGTAACCGGTCGGCGGTAAAACAGTATGAATGTGTTTATTCAGTTTTCCTGATGCGGGCGTTGGTAAGCTAGGCCAACTTCACGAGACTAGGcgcaagcaaacaagggcaggaaaaaaaatcagaGCAAGAGTTGGAGGACGTGTTGGACATACAAAGACCGTCGCAGGTTGCCGAAGAGAGGCTGAGCCTCGCGCAGATTCACTAGATTCGTTAGTACAGCcagaggaggggagggaaCAGTGGCCAGGGCGGCCTCGAGCTTGTGATGCCCGGTGTTGTTTATGTTTGCATTACAGTAGTAACGTCGTGAGAGCAACTGGGAAGATTGGCTGTGCAGGGGTGATGCAAAGGCACTGGAGAGGTGAGCCGGCAGCGGCACTGTAGGCGCACGGGCCCGCACATTTACAAGGGCCCTTCAGTGGCTGCCCGGCTGCAGTCAAGGCCCATTGAAATTCCCATAGCGGCATCGCCCAGCGCGCCTCTCACTGAAAGCTCGAGTTCGGAGGGCACTTGACGATGGGCATAGAGAGGACGGCCGGTACCTAGCTGCAAGGTACCGCGCCAGTCGACTCCGCGCACGTCGGTACCTGTGCGCACGCCTGCGACAAGTACCCGTCGTCGCTCAAAACCCGCAGCTAGGGCGAGGCAAGGTCATCGCAGGGCGAATTGGCTTTTTGCTGCTAGCCTTATTAGCAATGCGCGTACGTGCGCCTCGTGCTTGACCTCAGCTTTTCTTGCCCGCGAGAAATGTACCGGTAGCTTGTCCCCATTTCCCTGGTCTTGTGGAAACTCCCAGCCCGTCCGTTGTCATCAATTCTTCTcccacatcaccatcaccctcgcatcatcatcatccctATCCATCAGCTGCTTGGCCACGAccctcgccatcgccatcggaTCGCCATCGGCATCAGCGTCTGTCTGCTTGGTGCAAGTCCGAATTCCCCTGGCGCCAGAGTCATAAATCATGCGCCGTTAATTCCATTGTCCAACGCAAGACGAACAACGACGCACTCTAGCTTGTCCCTCAAAACAAAGCCCGACTTCAACGTCATCACCACAAACTGCTCGCGCCATGGCCgcctcgcccagctcagcgGACGCCGCGTCAGATGTAGAGCACCGGAGCTCTCCTGCTCCAGAAACCAAGTCGTTTGCTTCGCGCGCCGAAgtcgacgatgaagacaCCATCATCGCAACCCCTTCCGAGGCCGCTGAGAAGCCCGCCAGGAGCAAGGGTAAAGGaaaagacaaggacaaggacaaggacgcGCAGCCTCAGATTGGCAAAATCCGGCAtttgaagaaggaggatggaGAGCCTCTGTGGCGCAAGGATATCCAGTACGACTTCTTGAGGGCCGTCTTCGACAATGAACAAAAGGTCTTTACCAACTCGTACGACACTGAACTGGAGAAGCAATGCTTTGCCGACTTGTACATCGACACCATGGCGCGCAGTTCCAAGACAAGCAAAGTGCTAAGGGACAAGTTGATGAATGACCGAGAAGCTGCCAAAGGCATGGCAATGGTCTGTTTGCTGGTTAACATGGGCCGCATGAACACGACTCTCAACTGTGAGTACCTCCCCTACCCGACAGATTATTTCCTCATACTCCATCCATACACCTATGCATCCGTCTATTCAGTTGCATCAAACATCTTGAGCGCTCCAACAAACTAACCCATGAATCCATAGTCTTTCCTGAAATGCGAGCGCAGCTGCGGACATATCACGCCAttccttctctccaagcGCAGCAAGATCCTCACGCCTacaagcagctgcaagacGCCCCGCGTCTAAAGTCCATACTCAAGGGCGGCGCGGAGGATCGCGACGAACCGAATTCTTTGGACAAGATTAAGCAGCGTGGGATTCCTCGCACCAATCCCGTCAACCTCATTTTTGTCATGTGCAACTCGGCGCAAAAAGTCGCAGAATTGCAT
Above is a genomic segment from Trichoderma breve strain T069 chromosome 6, whole genome shotgun sequence containing:
- a CDS encoding nuclear pore complex component domain-containing protein; this encodes MSSLARATTPVKQVTAATATDSPGTWRHPRLDEITRRRDATNFSEKNVRRIAYNIVALLAMWSLQLLAKFKLPKPLRLYLGWAWFLAQLLPFIQIGMACLPLIRPKDELSDIPLTATQRKLLGLDPSVVAPMPEAKFSTPPRYSRTPSIAGSVGSRASYPGSPLDGRGGDITKPLPPSFAGALSQFSPIGSPLSQSVNGMNNRRTSFGSPGSFGASTSSNIFSDPTSPSPAGGKRTSIGLNNKWLYEKGRRPSGSTWAH